Proteins from a genomic interval of Mycolicibacterium grossiae:
- the pgl gene encoding 6-phosphogluconolactonase, which translates to MSETVIEKYADTDALVAAAGDRLVRAILAAVDARGVAKIALTGGGTGVKLLKRVGERGGDIDWSAVHLFWGDERYVPADDDERNAKQTREALLDGIDIPAANVHAMPASDGEYGDDIDAAATAYAQVLRAHADDGLASPAFDVHLLGMGGEGHVNSLFPHTEATREAERTVVAVTDSPKPPPQRITLTLPAVTRSREVWLVVSGAEKADAVAAAVGGATAEEVPAAGAVGRDATVWLLDEAAAGKL; encoded by the coding sequence ATGTCTGAGACCGTCATCGAGAAGTACGCCGACACCGACGCGCTCGTCGCCGCGGCGGGCGACCGCCTGGTGCGGGCGATCCTCGCCGCGGTCGACGCCCGCGGCGTCGCCAAGATCGCGCTGACCGGCGGTGGGACGGGCGTCAAGCTGCTCAAGCGCGTGGGCGAACGGGGCGGTGACATCGACTGGTCGGCGGTGCACCTGTTCTGGGGCGACGAGCGGTACGTCCCGGCCGACGACGACGAGCGCAACGCTAAGCAGACCCGGGAGGCGCTGCTCGACGGCATCGACATCCCGGCCGCCAACGTGCACGCGATGCCTGCCAGCGACGGCGAGTACGGCGACGACATCGACGCCGCCGCCACCGCCTACGCGCAGGTGCTCCGGGCCCACGCCGACGACGGACTGGCCTCGCCGGCGTTCGACGTCCACCTGCTCGGCATGGGCGGTGAGGGACACGTCAATTCGCTGTTCCCGCACACCGAAGCCACCCGCGAGGCGGAGCGGACGGTGGTCGCGGTCACCGACTCGCCCAAGCCCCCGCCGCAGCGGATCACCCTCACGTTGCCCGCGGTGACGCGGTCGCGCGAGGTGTGGCTGGTGGTCTCCGGCGCCGAGAAGGCCGACGCGGTCGCCGCGGCCGTCGGCGGCGCCACGGCCGAGGAGGTGCCTGCCGCCGGAGCGGTGGGCCGAGACGCCACGGTGTGGCTGCTGGACGAAGCCGCCGCCGGAAAGCTGTAG
- the tal gene encoding transaldolase gives MAQNPNLAALSAAGVSVWLDDLSRERLRTGNLQELVDTRSVVGVTTNPSIFQAALSHGEAYDAQIKELAERGADVDATIRTVTTDDVRNACDVLAPTYEASGGVDGRVSIEVDPRLARDADKTIAQAIELWKIVDRPNLLIKIPAMEEGLPAITAVIAEGISVNVTLIFSVERHRAVMDAYLAGLEKAKEAGHDLSKIHSVASFFVSRVDSEIDKRLEDIGSDDAKALRGKAGIANSRLAYAAYQEVFESGERFGRLKADGARVQRVLWASTGVKNPDYSDTLYVTELVAPDTVNTMPEKTLEAVADHGEITGDTVSGTAAEAQQVFDQLDAIGIDLTDVFLVLENEGVEKFEKSWAELMEATQQQLDEKKS, from the coding sequence ATGGCTCAGAACCCGAATCTCGCGGCGCTGAGCGCCGCTGGCGTCTCGGTGTGGCTCGACGACCTGTCCCGCGAGCGGCTCCGGACCGGGAATTTGCAGGAACTCGTCGACACCCGCAGCGTCGTGGGCGTCACCACCAACCCGTCGATCTTCCAGGCGGCGCTCTCGCACGGCGAGGCCTACGACGCCCAGATCAAGGAGTTGGCCGAGCGGGGCGCCGACGTCGACGCCACCATCCGCACCGTCACCACCGACGACGTCCGCAACGCCTGCGACGTCCTCGCCCCGACCTACGAGGCGTCCGGTGGCGTCGACGGCCGGGTGTCCATCGAGGTGGACCCCCGACTGGCCCGTGACGCCGACAAGACGATCGCCCAGGCCATCGAGCTGTGGAAGATCGTCGACCGGCCCAACCTGCTGATCAAGATCCCCGCGATGGAGGAGGGCCTGCCGGCCATCACCGCGGTGATCGCCGAGGGCATCTCGGTCAACGTGACGCTGATCTTCTCCGTCGAGCGGCACCGCGCCGTGATGGACGCCTACCTGGCCGGCCTCGAGAAGGCCAAGGAGGCGGGCCACGACCTGTCGAAGATCCACTCGGTGGCCTCGTTCTTCGTGTCCCGCGTGGACAGCGAGATCGACAAGCGGCTCGAGGACATCGGCTCCGACGACGCGAAGGCGCTGCGCGGCAAGGCCGGCATCGCCAACTCCCGGCTGGCGTACGCCGCCTACCAGGAGGTGTTCGAGTCCGGGGAGCGCTTCGGCCGGCTCAAGGCCGACGGCGCCCGCGTGCAGCGCGTGCTGTGGGCGTCCACCGGCGTGAAGAACCCGGACTACTCCGACACGCTCTACGTCACCGAGCTGGTCGCCCCGGACACGGTCAACACCATGCCGGAGAAGACGCTCGAGGCCGTCGCCGACCACGGCGAGATCACCGGCGACACGGTGAGCGGCACCGCCGCGGAGGCGCAGCAGGTCTTCGACCAGCTCGACGCCATCGGCATCGACCTCACCGACGTCTTCCTGGTGCTGGAGAACGAGGGCGTCGAGAAGTTCGAGAAGTCGTGGGCGGAGCTGATGGAAGCCACCCAGCAGCAGCTCGACGAGAAGAAGTCCTGA
- the tkt gene encoding transketolase: MTTVEEISALTQPHHPDDWTDVDSAAVDTIRVLAADAVQKVGNGHPGTAMSLAPLAYTLFQRQMRHDPSDVHWLGRDRFILSCGHSSLTLYLQLYLGGFGLELDDIESLRTFKSKTPGHPEFRHTKGVEITTGPLGQGLASAVGMAMAARYERGLFDPDAAPGTSPFDHFIYVIASDGDIEEGVTSEASSLAGTQQLGNLIVFYDKNQISIEHDTNIALSENVADRYRAYGWHVQEVEGGENVSGIEHAIAEAKKVTDKPSFIALRTIIGYPAPNKMNTGGVHGSALGDDEVAAVKEVLGFDPDKKFEVRDEVISHTRKLVDRGREAHDKWQPEFDAWAEREPERKKLLDRLTAEELPEGWDADITYWEPGSKAVATRAAFGQVLNDVAPKLPELWGGSADLAGSNNTTIKDVKSFGPPSISTDDFSADWYGRVLHFGIREHAMGSILSGIVLHGPTRAFGGTFLQFSDYMRPAVRLASLMDIDTIYIWTHDSIGLGEDGPTHQPIEHLAALRAIPNLSVVRPGDPNETAYAWRSIIARRNGSGPVGFILTRQGIPVLEGTDPDGVAKGGYVLGGGTPAEDADVIIIATGSELQLAVEARKQLAEKDVVAYVVSMPCVEWFESQPKEYRDSVLPPEVSARVAVEAAVAQSWHKLVGDTGEIVSIEHYGESADDKTLFREFGFTPEAVVAAAERSMDN; encoded by the coding sequence GTGACCACCGTGGAAGAGATTTCCGCACTCACCCAGCCCCATCACCCCGACGACTGGACGGACGTCGACTCCGCCGCCGTCGACACCATCCGGGTGCTCGCCGCCGATGCCGTGCAGAAGGTCGGCAACGGCCATCCGGGCACCGCGATGAGCCTGGCGCCGCTGGCCTACACGCTGTTCCAGCGCCAGATGCGCCACGACCCGAGCGACGTGCACTGGCTGGGCCGCGACCGCTTCATCCTGTCCTGCGGACATTCCAGCCTGACGCTGTACCTGCAGCTGTACTTGGGCGGCTTCGGCCTCGAACTCGACGACATCGAGTCGCTGCGCACGTTCAAGTCGAAGACCCCGGGCCACCCGGAGTTCCGGCATACCAAGGGCGTCGAGATCACGACCGGCCCCCTGGGCCAGGGCCTGGCCTCGGCGGTCGGCATGGCGATGGCGGCGCGCTACGAGCGCGGCCTGTTCGATCCGGACGCCGCGCCGGGCACCAGCCCCTTCGACCACTTCATCTACGTCATCGCCTCCGACGGCGACATCGAGGAGGGCGTCACCAGCGAGGCGTCCTCGCTGGCCGGCACCCAGCAGCTGGGCAACCTGATCGTCTTCTACGACAAGAACCAGATATCGATCGAGCACGACACCAACATCGCGTTGAGCGAGAACGTCGCGGACCGCTACCGCGCCTACGGCTGGCACGTGCAGGAGGTCGAGGGCGGCGAGAACGTCAGCGGCATCGAACACGCCATCGCCGAGGCCAAGAAGGTCACCGACAAGCCGTCGTTCATCGCGCTGCGGACCATCATCGGCTACCCCGCGCCGAACAAGATGAACACCGGCGGCGTGCACGGCTCCGCACTCGGCGACGACGAGGTGGCCGCCGTCAAGGAGGTCCTCGGCTTCGACCCGGACAAGAAGTTCGAGGTCCGGGACGAGGTCATCTCCCACACCCGCAAGCTCGTCGACCGCGGCCGCGAGGCGCACGACAAGTGGCAGCCGGAATTCGACGCCTGGGCCGAGCGCGAGCCCGAGCGCAAGAAGCTGCTCGACCGGCTGACGGCCGAGGAACTGCCCGAGGGCTGGGATGCCGACATCACTTACTGGGAGCCGGGCAGCAAGGCCGTCGCAACGCGTGCGGCCTTCGGCCAGGTGCTCAACGACGTCGCGCCGAAGCTTCCCGAACTGTGGGGCGGCTCGGCGGACCTCGCGGGCAGCAACAACACCACCATCAAGGACGTCAAGTCCTTCGGTCCGCCGTCGATCTCCACCGACGACTTCTCGGCGGACTGGTATGGCCGGGTGCTGCACTTCGGCATCCGCGAGCACGCGATGGGCTCGATCCTGTCGGGCATCGTGCTGCACGGCCCGACCCGCGCCTTCGGCGGCACGTTCCTGCAGTTCTCCGACTACATGCGTCCCGCGGTGCGGCTGGCGTCGCTGATGGACATCGACACCATCTACATCTGGACGCACGACTCCATCGGCCTGGGTGAGGACGGCCCCACCCACCAGCCGATCGAGCACCTGGCGGCGCTGCGGGCGATCCCGAACCTGTCGGTGGTCCGCCCCGGTGACCCGAACGAGACCGCCTACGCGTGGCGCAGCATCATCGCCCGCCGCAACGGCAGCGGCCCGGTCGGTTTCATCCTGACCCGCCAGGGCATCCCGGTCCTGGAGGGCACCGACCCCGACGGCGTCGCCAAGGGCGGCTACGTGCTGGGCGGCGGTACGCCGGCCGAGGACGCCGACGTCATCATCATCGCGACGGGCTCGGAATTGCAGCTGGCCGTCGAGGCACGCAAGCAGTTGGCGGAGAAGGACGTCGTCGCCTACGTGGTGTCGATGCCGTGCGTCGAGTGGTTCGAGAGCCAGCCCAAGGAGTACCGCGACAGCGTGCTGCCGCCCGAGGTGTCCGCCCGCGTGGCGGTCGAGGCGGCGGTGGCGCAGAGTTGGCACAAGCTGGTCGGTGACACCGGCGAGATCGTCTCGATCGAGCACTACGGCGAGTCGGCCGACGACAAGACGCTGTTCCGCGAGTTCGGTTTCACCCCGGAGGCCGTGGTGGCCGCCGCGGAACGATCGATGGACAACTAG
- the zwf gene encoding glucose-6-phosphate dehydrogenase, whose product MSDCSSRPDGWVNPLRDKRDKRMPRIAGPCAVVIFGVTGDLARKKLMPAIYDLANRGLLPPSFALVGFARRDWADEDFGKVVYDAVKQHARTPFRQEVWDRLAEGFRFVQGTFDDEASFERLKDTLAALDDKRGTGGNHAFYLSIPPKAFPQVCEQLSRSGLANKPDGCWSRVVIEKPFGHDLSSAEELNHVVNGVFPESSVFRIDHYLGKETVQNILALRFANELFEPVWNSHYVDSVQITMAEDIGLGGRGGYYDGVGAARDVIQNHLLQLLALTAMEEPVSFSPAELQAEKIKVLSASTLALPLDETTSRGQYTAGWQGGERVVGLLEEEGFSTTSTTETFAAITVDVDTRRWAGVPFYLRTGKRLGRRVTEIALIFKRAPHLPFDATMTEELGENALVIRVQPDEGITLRFGSKVPGNAMEVRDVSMDFSYGSAFAEESPEAYERLILDVLLGEPSLFPVNEEVELAWKILDPALDYWASHGKPDPYESGGWGPDSAFEMLKRTGREWRRP is encoded by the coding sequence ATGAGCGACTGCTCGAGCCGTCCGGACGGCTGGGTGAACCCGCTGCGCGACAAGCGCGACAAGCGCATGCCGCGCATCGCGGGACCGTGCGCGGTGGTGATCTTCGGCGTGACCGGCGATCTGGCCCGCAAGAAGCTGATGCCGGCGATCTACGACCTCGCCAACCGCGGCCTGCTTCCGCCGTCGTTCGCCCTCGTCGGGTTCGCCCGGCGGGACTGGGCCGACGAGGACTTCGGGAAGGTCGTGTACGACGCGGTGAAGCAGCACGCGCGGACGCCGTTCCGCCAGGAGGTCTGGGACCGGCTGGCCGAGGGCTTCCGTTTCGTGCAGGGCACGTTCGACGACGAGGCGTCGTTCGAGCGGCTGAAGGACACGCTGGCCGCCCTCGACGACAAGCGCGGCACGGGCGGCAATCACGCCTTCTACCTCTCGATTCCGCCCAAGGCCTTCCCCCAGGTGTGCGAGCAGCTGTCCCGGTCGGGCCTGGCCAACAAGCCGGATGGCTGCTGGTCGCGGGTGGTCATCGAGAAGCCGTTCGGGCACGACCTGTCCAGCGCCGAGGAACTCAACCACGTCGTCAACGGCGTCTTCCCGGAGTCGTCGGTGTTCCGCATCGACCACTACCTGGGGAAGGAGACGGTGCAGAACATCCTGGCGCTGCGGTTCGCCAACGAACTGTTCGAGCCGGTCTGGAACTCGCACTACGTGGACAGCGTGCAGATCACCATGGCCGAGGACATCGGCCTGGGCGGCCGCGGCGGCTATTACGACGGCGTGGGCGCGGCCCGCGACGTCATCCAGAACCACCTGCTGCAGCTCCTTGCCCTGACCGCGATGGAGGAGCCCGTCAGCTTCTCCCCCGCGGAGCTGCAGGCCGAGAAGATCAAGGTTCTATCGGCCAGCACGCTGGCGCTGCCGCTCGACGAGACCACCTCGCGCGGCCAGTACACCGCCGGCTGGCAGGGCGGCGAGCGCGTGGTCGGTCTGCTCGAGGAGGAGGGCTTCTCGACGACGTCGACCACCGAGACGTTCGCGGCGATCACCGTCGACGTCGACACCCGCCGCTGGGCGGGCGTGCCGTTCTACCTGCGCACCGGAAAGCGGTTGGGACGCAGGGTGACCGAGATCGCGCTGATCTTCAAGCGGGCGCCGCACCTGCCGTTCGACGCGACCATGACCGAGGAACTCGGTGAGAACGCCCTGGTGATCCGGGTGCAGCCGGACGAGGGCATCACGCTGCGGTTCGGGTCCAAGGTGCCGGGCAACGCCATGGAGGTCCGTGACGTCAGCATGGACTTCTCCTACGGGTCGGCGTTCGCCGAGGAGTCGCCGGAGGCCTACGAGCGGTTGATCCTCGACGTGCTCCTCGGCGAGCCGTCGCTGTTCCCCGTGAACGAAGAGGTCGAATTGGCCTGGAAGATCTTGGATCCGGCGCTCGACTACTGGGCCTCGCATGGCAAGCCCGATCCGTACGAGTCCGGCGGCTGGGGCCCGGATTCGGCGTTCGAGATGCTCAAGCGCACCGGACGCGAATGGAGGCGGCCGTAG
- the secG gene encoding preprotein translocase subunit SecG, protein MYLALQITLIVTSLLVVLLVLLHRAKGGGLSTLFGGGVQSSLSGSTVVEKNLDRLTYFVTGIWLVSIIGVALQIKYGV, encoded by the coding sequence ATGTACCTGGCACTGCAGATCACCCTCATCGTCACCAGCCTGTTGGTGGTGTTGCTGGTGTTGCTGCACCGCGCCAAGGGTGGCGGCCTCTCGACCCTGTTCGGCGGCGGCGTGCAGTCCAGCCTGTCGGGCTCGACGGTCGTGGAGAAGAACCTCGACCGCCTGACCTACTTCGTCACCGGCATCTGGTTGGTCAGCATCATCGGCGTGGCGCTGCAGATCAAGTACGGCGTCTAG
- the opcA gene encoding glucose-6-phosphate dehydrogenase assembly protein OpcA has protein sequence MIVDLPDTNTGAINKKIQALREEGGAITLGRVLTLVIAPDTEAVLEESIDAANAASREHPCRVIVVAPGDRRADEARLDAQVRVGSDAGANEVVVLRLSGPLSNHASSVVMPFLLPDTPVVTWWPDVAPAVPAQDPLGQLAIRRITDATNAEDPLAAIKNRRAGYTPGDTDLAWSRITYWRALLTSALDQGPFGPIESAVVSGLATEPALDVLAGWLASRIDGPVTRAVGELKVELIRADETITLRRPQEGITASLTRTGKPDALVPLARRETRDCLAEDMRRLDADEIYLAALEGIERVTYV, from the coding sequence GTGATCGTCGACCTGCCGGACACCAACACCGGCGCCATCAACAAGAAGATCCAGGCGTTGCGCGAGGAGGGCGGCGCGATCACCCTGGGCCGCGTCCTGACCCTCGTCATCGCCCCGGACACCGAAGCCGTGCTCGAGGAGTCCATCGACGCGGCCAACGCGGCGAGCCGCGAGCATCCCTGCCGCGTCATCGTCGTCGCCCCTGGTGACCGACGCGCGGACGAGGCGCGGCTGGACGCGCAGGTGCGCGTCGGCAGCGATGCCGGCGCCAACGAGGTCGTGGTGCTGCGGCTCTCCGGCCCGCTGTCCAACCACGCCAGCAGCGTCGTCATGCCGTTCCTGCTGCCCGACACCCCGGTGGTGACGTGGTGGCCCGACGTCGCCCCTGCGGTGCCTGCACAGGACCCGTTGGGCCAGTTGGCGATTCGCCGCATCACCGATGCGACCAACGCCGAGGATCCACTCGCGGCCATCAAGAACCGGCGGGCGGGCTACACGCCCGGCGACACCGACCTGGCCTGGAGCCGGATCACCTACTGGCGGGCGCTGCTGACCTCGGCACTCGACCAGGGACCGTTTGGGCCCATCGAGTCGGCCGTCGTGTCCGGTCTGGCGACCGAACCGGCGCTCGACGTGCTGGCGGGCTGGCTGGCCAGTCGCATCGACGGCCCGGTGACGCGCGCCGTCGGCGAGCTGAAGGTCGAGCTGATCCGCGCCGACGAGACCATCACGCTGCGCCGGCCGCAGGAGGGCATCACCGCCAGCCTGACCCGCACCGGCAAGCCCGACGCGTTGGTTCCGCTGGCGCGCCGCGAGACTCGCGACTGCCTGGCCGAGGACATGCGCCGCCTCGACGCGGACGAGATCTACCTGGCGGCGCTGGAGGGAATCGAACGGGTGACCTATGTCTGA
- the tpiA gene encoding triose-phosphate isomerase, whose protein sequence is MSRKPLIAGNWKMNLNHFEAIALVQKIAFSLPDKYFDKVDVTVIPPFTDLRSVQTLVDGDKLRLTYGAQDVSQHDAGAYTGEISGAFLAKLGCTFAVVGHSERRTYHGEDDALVAAKAGAALKHGLIPIVCIGEPLEVREAGNHVEFNVNSLRGSLAGLSNDQLAGVVIAYEPVWAIGTGRVASAADAQEVCSAIRKELAEIASVDVAAAVRVLYGGSVNEKNVGELVGQEDVDGALVGGASLDGEKFAMLSAIAAGGPLP, encoded by the coding sequence ATGTCACGCAAGCCGCTCATCGCCGGCAACTGGAAGATGAACCTCAACCACTTCGAGGCCATCGCCCTGGTGCAGAAGATCGCCTTCTCGCTGCCGGACAAGTACTTCGACAAGGTGGACGTCACGGTCATCCCGCCGTTCACCGACCTGCGCAGCGTGCAGACTCTGGTGGACGGCGACAAGCTGCGGCTCACCTACGGCGCGCAGGACGTGTCCCAGCACGACGCGGGCGCCTACACCGGTGAGATCAGCGGCGCCTTCCTGGCCAAGCTCGGCTGCACGTTCGCCGTCGTCGGGCACTCCGAGCGGCGCACCTACCACGGTGAGGACGACGCGCTGGTGGCCGCCAAGGCCGGCGCAGCGCTCAAGCACGGGCTGATCCCGATCGTGTGCATCGGCGAACCGCTCGAGGTGCGGGAGGCGGGCAACCACGTCGAGTTCAACGTGAACTCCCTGCGCGGCTCGCTGGCGGGCCTGTCGAACGACCAGCTCGCCGGCGTCGTCATCGCCTACGAGCCGGTGTGGGCCATCGGCACCGGCCGCGTCGCGAGCGCGGCCGACGCCCAGGAGGTGTGCTCGGCGATCCGCAAGGAACTCGCCGAGATCGCGTCGGTGGACGTGGCGGCCGCGGTCCGGGTGCTGTATGGCGGATCGGTGAACGAGAAGAACGTCGGCGAACTGGTCGGCCAGGAGGACGTCGACGGCGCCCTCGTGGGCGGGGCGTCGCTCGACGGGGAGAAGTTCGCCATGCTGTCGGCGATCGCCGCGGGCGGGCCGCTGCCCTGA
- the ppc gene encoding phosphoenolpyruvate carboxylase yields MADAPDTALEPIGSVRRTQVGREATEPMREDIRLLGAILGDTVREQNGDEVFDLVEKARVESFRVRRSEIDRGELTRLFDGIDVHRAIPVIRAFTHFALLANVAEDVHRERRRAVHVAAGEPPQPSSLAATYLKLETAELDSATVADALAGALVSPVITAHPTETRRRTVFDTQRRITDLVRRRMHATDARDESAIERELRRHVLVLWQTALIRLSRLKIQDEIETGLRYYPAAFFEVIPQVNAEVRSALQARWPDAHVLTEPILRPGSWIGGDRDGNPNVTAEVVRLATGNAAYTAFAHYFTELTALEQELSMSARLVAVSDDLAALADTRDEPVRADEPYRRALRAIHGRLTATAQAILDRQPERELDLGAPRYETPGEFQADLDVVDASLRAHGSAVLADDRLARLREAVHVFGFHLSGLDMRQNSDVHEEVVAELLAWAGVHPDYRSLSESDRVELLVAELGTRRPLVGESADLSDLARKELDIVRAAARAVHVFGPQAVPNYVISMCESVSDMLEAAILLKEAGLIDAAGERPYAPVGIVPLFETIDDLQRGSSILEAVLDIPLYRALVAARGEQQEVMLGYSDSNKDGGYLAANWALYRAELDLVESARKTGIRLRLFHGRGGTVGRGGGPSYDAILAQPPGAVKGSLRLTEQGEIIAAKYAEPRLAQRNLETLLAATLESTLLDVEGLGDAAEPAYEVLDDLAARAQRAYGHLVHDTEGFVDYFKASTPVSEIGDLNIGSRPTSRKPTTSISDLRAIPWVLAWSQCRVMLPGWYGTGTAVEEWIGSGDDAEERLAVLRDLYRKWPFFRTVLSNMAQVMAKADMGLAARYSELVDDEALRHRVFDQIVAEYDRTIRMYQQITGHDDLLADNPALARSVFNRFPYLEPLNHLQVELLRRYRAGDAEELVQRGILLTMSGLATALRNSG; encoded by the coding sequence ATGGCTGACGCACCCGACACCGCCCTGGAACCCATCGGATCGGTGCGGCGCACGCAGGTGGGCCGCGAGGCCACCGAACCGATGCGCGAGGACATCCGGCTCCTGGGCGCCATCCTCGGCGACACCGTCCGCGAGCAGAACGGCGACGAGGTGTTCGACCTCGTCGAGAAGGCGCGCGTCGAATCGTTCCGGGTGCGCCGCTCAGAGATCGACCGCGGTGAACTCACCCGGCTCTTCGACGGCATCGACGTCCATCGGGCCATCCCGGTCATCCGGGCGTTCACCCACTTCGCGCTGCTCGCCAACGTCGCCGAGGACGTGCACCGGGAGCGGCGTCGCGCCGTGCACGTCGCCGCGGGGGAACCGCCGCAGCCGAGCAGCCTGGCCGCCACCTACCTGAAACTCGAGACGGCCGAACTGGATTCGGCGACCGTGGCCGACGCGCTCGCCGGGGCGCTGGTGTCGCCGGTGATCACCGCGCACCCCACCGAGACCCGGCGGCGCACCGTCTTCGACACCCAGCGCCGCATCACCGACCTCGTCCGGCGACGGATGCACGCCACCGACGCGCGCGACGAGAGCGCGATCGAGCGCGAGCTGCGCCGGCACGTCCTGGTGCTGTGGCAGACGGCACTGATTCGCCTGTCGCGGTTGAAGATCCAGGACGAGATCGAGACCGGGCTGCGGTACTACCCTGCGGCGTTCTTCGAGGTCATCCCGCAGGTGAACGCCGAGGTGCGGTCGGCGCTGCAGGCCCGCTGGCCGGACGCGCACGTGCTGACCGAACCCATCCTGCGGCCCGGCTCCTGGATCGGCGGCGACCGCGACGGCAACCCGAACGTCACCGCCGAGGTGGTGCGGCTGGCCACCGGCAACGCCGCCTACACCGCGTTCGCGCACTACTTCACCGAACTGACCGCGCTGGAACAGGAACTCTCCATGTCGGCCCGGCTGGTCGCGGTGAGCGACGACCTCGCCGCGCTGGCCGACACCCGCGACGAACCGGTCCGCGCCGACGAGCCCTACCGCCGCGCGCTGCGGGCGATCCACGGCCGGCTGACCGCCACCGCCCAGGCCATCCTCGACCGGCAACCCGAGCGAGAACTCGACCTCGGCGCCCCGCGCTACGAGACCCCCGGCGAGTTCCAGGCCGACCTCGACGTGGTGGACGCGTCGCTGCGCGCCCACGGCAGCGCCGTGCTGGCCGACGACCGGCTGGCCCGGCTCCGGGAAGCCGTGCACGTCTTCGGTTTTCACCTGTCCGGCCTCGACATGCGGCAGAACTCCGACGTGCACGAGGAGGTGGTGGCCGAGCTGCTCGCCTGGGCCGGCGTGCACCCCGACTACCGCTCGCTGTCCGAGTCCGACCGCGTGGAGCTGCTGGTCGCCGAGCTGGGCACCCGGCGCCCCCTGGTCGGCGAGTCCGCCGACCTGTCCGACCTCGCCCGCAAGGAACTCGACATCGTCCGCGCCGCCGCCCGTGCGGTGCACGTCTTCGGCCCGCAGGCGGTGCCGAACTACGTCATCTCGATGTGCGAGTCGGTCTCGGACATGCTCGAGGCGGCCATCCTGCTCAAGGAGGCCGGGCTGATCGACGCGGCCGGCGAGCGGCCCTACGCCCCGGTGGGCATCGTGCCGCTCTTCGAGACCATCGACGACCTGCAGCGCGGCTCGTCGATCCTGGAGGCGGTGCTCGACATCCCGCTGTACCGCGCGCTGGTCGCCGCCCGCGGCGAGCAGCAGGAGGTCATGCTCGGCTACTCCGACTCGAACAAGGACGGCGGCTACCTGGCCGCCAACTGGGCGCTGTACCGCGCCGAGCTGGACCTGGTCGAGTCCGCGCGCAAGACCGGCATCCGGTTGCGGCTGTTCCACGGCCGCGGTGGCACCGTCGGCCGCGGTGGCGGCCCGAGCTACGACGCAATCCTGGCGCAACCGCCCGGCGCGGTGAAGGGCTCGCTGCGCCTCACCGAGCAGGGCGAGATCATCGCCGCGAAGTACGCCGAACCGCGCCTGGCACAACGCAATCTGGAGACGCTGCTGGCCGCGACGCTGGAATCGACGCTGCTGGACGTCGAGGGACTCGGCGATGCGGCCGAGCCCGCCTACGAGGTGCTCGACGACCTGGCCGCGCGCGCGCAGCGCGCCTACGGCCACCTGGTGCACGACACCGAGGGGTTCGTCGACTACTTCAAGGCGTCGACCCCGGTCAGCGAGATCGGCGACCTGAACATCGGTAGCCGGCCCACCTCGCGCAAGCCCACGACCTCGATCTCCGACCTGCGCGCCATCCCGTGGGTGCTCGCGTGGAGCCAGTGCCGCGTCATGCTGCCCGGCTGGTACGGCACCGGCACCGCCGTCGAGGAGTGGATCGGCAGCGGCGACGACGCCGAAGAGCGTCTGGCGGTGCTGCGCGATCTCTACCGCAAGTGGCCGTTCTTCCGCACGGTGCTGTCGAACATGGCGCAGGTCATGGCGAAGGCCGACATGGGGCTGGCCGCACGGTATTCCGAGCTGGTCGACGACGAAGCCTTGCGCCACCGCGTGTTCGACCAAATCGTCGCCGAGTACGACCGCACCATCCGGATGTACCAGCAGATCACCGGCCACGACGACCTGCTGGCCGACAACCCGGCCCTGGCGCGGTCGGTGTTCAACCGCTTCCCTTACCTGGAGCCGCTCAACCACCTGCAGGTGGAACTGCTGCGCCGCTACCGTGCCGGGGACGCCGAGGAACTCGTCCAGCGCGGCATCCTGCTGACGATGAGTGGGTTGGCCACGGCGCTGCGCAACAGCGGCTAG
- a CDS encoding ATPase codes for MADRGDGHGRATTPRQRLRTLTQAALNADVTVEQVDTLLTELGDTLADLDKSTSGLDATLERFNDTITRIDELAPRLIGVVERLEGIVERVERIVGLGESVLAPWSVTESAVRGAVNAVRRSTGL; via the coding sequence ATGGCAGACAGAGGCGACGGCCACGGCCGCGCGACCACGCCGCGACAGCGCCTGCGCACCCTCACCCAGGCCGCGCTCAACGCCGACGTCACCGTCGAGCAGGTCGACACCCTGCTCACCGAACTCGGGGACACGCTGGCCGATCTCGACAAGTCGACCAGCGGGCTGGACGCCACGCTGGAGCGGTTCAACGACACCATCACCCGCATCGACGAATTGGCGCCGCGGCTGATCGGCGTCGTCGAGCGGCTCGAGGGCATCGTCGAGAGGGTGGAACGCATCGTGGGCCTCGGCGAGTCGGTGCTGGCGCCGTGGTCGGTGACCGAGAGCGCGGTGCGCGGCGCGGTCAACGCCGTGCGCCGGTCCACCGGCCTGTAG